In Bacteroidales bacterium, the following proteins share a genomic window:
- the nifJ gene encoding pyruvate:ferredoxin (flavodoxin) oxidoreductase, whose translation MEKKKNFITCDGNYAAAYIAYMFTEVACIYPITPSSNMAENIDEWAAAGKKNIFGETVSLSEMQSEAGAAGALHGALQAGSLAATYTASQGLLLMIPNMYKIAGELLPGVLHVSARSLAAQALSIFGDHSDVMATRNTGFAMLATGSVQEIMDIAAVAHFTTLKSRVPFLHFFDGFRTSHEIQKVEAPAMEDMEKLLDKKALKEFRDRALNPEHPVTRGTAQNPDIYFQSREAANKYYDAVPDMVEHYMNEMAKITGREYHPFTYYGAKDAENIVVAMGSITETLKEVVDYLVAKGEKVGLISVHLYRPFSEKYFMKVYPKTAKRITVLDRTKEIGANGEPLYLDVRDLFYNKPGAPMIVGGRYGLSSKDTTPAMMVSVFENMKLKEPKNQFTVGIVDDVTFKSLPLLPEISVTPKGTYEAKFYGIGSDGTVGANKNSIKIISETTDKYCQAYFAYDSKKSGGITVSHLRFGDKVIRAPYLVNTPDFVACHVPAYLEKYDMLKGLKKGGTFLLNSIWDAEETKKHLPNKIKKYLAANDIKFYIINATKIAEEIGLGNRTNTITQTAFFKVSNVIPFDLAVNHMKKAIEKTYGRKGEEVVKLNIASIDKGVEGVVEVSVPADWKNLPDDVALDDKNLPDFIKNVFAPINAMKGDDLPVSAFLNREDGTFPSGTTRYEKRGVAVNVPEWIPENCIQCNQCAFVCPHAAIRPFLLNENDLKNAPANTKTLKAVGKELEGLQFRMQVTVLDCTGCGNCEDVCPAKVKALEMKPLGTQEAEIERYTYMEEKVGYKTSNIDIFKIFKNSQFAQPLFEFSGACAGCGETPYIKLITQLFGERMIVANATGCSSIYGGSAPATPYSIAKSGKGVAWANSLFEDNAEYGYGIETGVRKLRGRIERLMKTGLESDLPAETKEAFKAWLDGMNNAEASDAAAKKIIPLIEKSENPIAKQIFELKDYLVKKSVWIFGGDGWAYDIGYGGLDHVLASGSDVNVLVLDTEVYSNTGGQASKSTPIAAVAKFAAAGKRIRKKDLGMMAMSYGYVYVAQVAMGASYGQYFKAIKEAEAYPGPSLIIAYAPCINHGLRAGMGKSQEQAALAVEAGYWSLYRYNPLLEKEGKNPFTLDSKEPKWEEFQNFLNSEVRFTSLKKTFPQEAEELFKAAEENAKWRYRSYQRLAQIDFNMKMAEKNQ comes from the coding sequence ATGGAAAAGAAAAAAAATTTTATTACTTGTGATGGTAATTATGCAGCAGCATACATTGCTTATATGTTTACTGAAGTAGCATGTATTTACCCAATAACACCATCATCTAACATGGCAGAAAATATTGATGAGTGGGCCGCCGCCGGGAAAAAAAATATTTTCGGTGAAACGGTAAGCCTATCCGAAATGCAATCGGAAGCAGGCGCTGCCGGCGCACTGCACGGCGCGCTTCAGGCTGGCTCACTTGCCGCTACTTATACTGCTTCACAGGGATTGTTGCTGATGATCCCGAATATGTATAAAATTGCCGGTGAATTACTACCGGGTGTATTACATGTATCTGCCCGCAGCCTTGCTGCTCAGGCATTATCAATTTTTGGCGACCACAGTGACGTAATGGCAACCCGTAACACTGGGTTTGCAATGCTCGCCACCGGTAGCGTACAAGAAATTATGGATATAGCAGCCGTAGCACATTTTACAACCCTCAAATCAAGAGTACCGTTTCTTCATTTCTTCGATGGATTCCGTACTTCACACGAGATTCAGAAAGTAGAAGCTCCTGCTATGGAAGACATGGAAAAGCTCCTCGACAAAAAAGCTTTGAAAGAATTCCGCGACCGCGCACTTAACCCAGAACATCCCGTTACACGCGGTACCGCACAAAACCCGGATATTTATTTCCAGTCACGCGAAGCTGCCAACAAATACTACGATGCCGTTCCCGACATGGTCGAACACTATATGAACGAAATGGCAAAAATCACCGGCAGGGAATACCATCCATTTACGTATTACGGTGCAAAAGATGCCGAAAATATTGTGGTGGCCATGGGCTCCATCACCGAAACCCTGAAGGAAGTTGTTGATTATCTCGTGGCCAAAGGCGAAAAAGTAGGTTTAATTTCGGTTCATTTGTATCGTCCTTTTTCAGAAAAATATTTCATGAAGGTTTACCCGAAAACAGCAAAAAGAATTACGGTTCTCGACCGCACCAAAGAAATCGGAGCTAACGGCGAGCCTCTTTATCTTGATGTTCGGGACCTCTTCTACAACAAACCCGGCGCCCCGATGATCGTCGGCGGAAGGTACGGCTTGAGCTCAAAAGATACCACCCCCGCCATGATGGTTTCCGTTTTTGAAAACATGAAACTAAAAGAACCAAAAAACCAGTTCACCGTGGGTATCGTTGATGACGTTACCTTTAAATCACTGCCGTTGTTACCCGAAATCAGCGTTACCCCAAAAGGAACATACGAAGCCAAGTTTTACGGTATCGGATCAGACGGCACGGTCGGCGCCAACAAAAATTCAATCAAGATCATCAGCGAAACCACCGATAAATATTGCCAGGCCTATTTTGCCTATGACTCGAAAAAATCAGGCGGTATTACAGTTTCTCACCTTCGTTTTGGTGACAAAGTAATCAGGGCTCCATACCTGGTAAACACTCCGGATTTTGTTGCCTGCCACGTTCCGGCATACCTTGAAAAATATGATATGCTGAAAGGCCTGAAAAAAGGTGGTACCTTCCTGCTGAACAGTATCTGGGATGCGGAAGAAACCAAAAAACATCTGCCGAATAAAATAAAGAAGTACCTTGCTGCCAACGATATTAAATTTTATATCATCAACGCAACCAAAATCGCTGAAGAAATCGGATTAGGAAACAGAACCAATACGATCACGCAAACAGCATTTTTCAAAGTATCCAACGTGATACCTTTTGACCTGGCTGTGAACCATATGAAAAAAGCCATCGAAAAAACCTATGGAAGAAAAGGCGAAGAGGTCGTGAAACTGAACATCGCTTCTATTGATAAAGGTGTTGAAGGTGTAGTTGAAGTGAGCGTGCCTGCCGACTGGAAAAATCTTCCTGATGACGTGGCCCTAGATGATAAAAATCTTCCTGATTTCATTAAAAATGTGTTCGCCCCCATCAATGCCATGAAAGGCGATGATCTTCCTGTAAGCGCATTCTTAAACAGGGAAGACGGAACATTCCCATCAGGCACCACCCGTTACGAAAAAAGAGGTGTTGCCGTTAACGTTCCCGAATGGATCCCTGAAAATTGCATCCAGTGCAACCAATGTGCTTTTGTTTGCCCTCACGCCGCCATCAGGCCGTTCCTGTTGAATGAAAACGATCTGAAAAACGCACCGGCAAATACCAAAACACTGAAAGCTGTCGGAAAAGAGTTAGAAGGATTGCAATTCCGCATGCAGGTTACCGTGCTTGATTGTACAGGTTGCGGCAATTGCGAAGATGTTTGTCCCGCTAAGGTCAAGGCGCTGGAAATGAAACCGCTTGGAACACAGGAAGCCGAAATAGAACGTTATACCTATATGGAGGAAAAGGTTGGATACAAAACATCCAATATTGATATTTTCAAAATTTTCAAAAACAGCCAGTTTGCACAGCCGTTATTTGAATTCTCGGGTGCTTGCGCCGGTTGCGGTGAAACTCCATACATAAAACTGATCACTCAGCTCTTTGGCGAAAGAATGATCGTAGCCAACGCTACAGGATGTTCTTCCATTTATGGCGGCTCAGCGCCAGCTACTCCATATTCAATAGCAAAATCAGGCAAAGGCGTTGCCTGGGCGAACTCTCTCTTTGAAGATAATGCCGAATATGGCTACGGAATAGAAACCGGTGTCAGAAAACTGCGTGGACGCATTGAAAGACTGATGAAAACAGGTTTGGAATCAGACCTTCCGGCCGAAACCAAAGAAGCTTTCAAAGCTTGGCTTGATGGCATGAACAACGCTGAAGCTTCGGATGCTGCTGCTAAAAAAATTATCCCCCTGATTGAAAAATCCGAAAATCCGATAGCAAAACAAATTTTTGAGCTTAAAGATTACCTGGTAAAGAAATCAGTATGGATATTTGGTGGCGACGGCTGGGCTTATGATATTGGTTATGGCGGACTTGACCACGTACTTGCGTCAGGCAGCGATGTAAATGTACTTGTACTCGACACAGAAGTTTATTCCAATACTGGAGGACAGGCATCCAAATCCACACCTATTGCTGCTGTTGCAAAATTTGCAGCCGCCGGAAAACGCATTCGTAAAAAGGACCTGGGCATGATGGCCATGTCCTATGGATATGTATATGTTGCACAAGTTGCCATGGGCGCAAGCTACGGGCAATATTTTAAGGCGATTAAAGAAGCTGAAGCATATCCAGGACCTTCTTTGATAATTGCTTATGCTCCATGTATTAACCATGGCCTGCGGGCAGGTATGGGGAAATCGCAGGAGCAGGCTGCCCTGGCAGTGGAAGCCGGATATTGGTCATTATATCGCTACAACCCATTGTTAGAGAAAGAGGGGAAAAACCCCTTCACTTTAGATTCGAAAGAGCCAAAATGGGAAGAGTTCCAGAATTTCCTGAACAGCGAAGTGCGTTTTACATCGCTAAAGAAAACATTTCCTCAGGAAGCAGAAGAACTCTTTAAAGCAGCTGAAGAAAATGCCAAATGGAGATACAGAAGTTACCAGCGCCTGGCACAAATAGATTTTAATATGAAAATGGCAGAAAAAAATCAATAA
- a CDS encoding alpha/beta hydrolase: protein MKKLLLAFLIAVLVYLIICVLVYFFQKHVIFFPQKGSVPPPEDLKISEHRITTRDGEQLHAWWMPVDTAEYTVLFFHGNAGNISRGEKRMRLFHEMGCNALAVDYRGYGISTGSIGKEEDIYEDANASWKYLTETLNILEEKIIIWGWSLGGAVAVDLAQNKNCHALVMESTFFRLKDISKKTYWFLPNKLLLRFHFTSGEKLLKIHAPVLFIHSKTDETIPYEHGKRLFEKFSGEKRFIDITGDHNHGIFDSQEKFISEAKTFVKF, encoded by the coding sequence ATGAAAAAACTGTTGCTGGCATTTTTGATAGCCGTTCTTGTTTACCTCATAATATGTGTACTTGTTTATTTTTTTCAGAAACATGTTATTTTCTTTCCTCAAAAAGGTTCCGTTCCTCCACCCGAAGATTTGAAAATAAGTGAGCACCGCATAACGACCCGCGATGGGGAGCAGCTTCATGCATGGTGGATGCCTGTTGATACGGCAGAATACACAGTACTTTTTTTTCATGGCAATGCCGGGAATATTTCACGGGGAGAGAAACGAATGCGGCTTTTTCATGAAATGGGTTGTAATGCACTTGCTGTAGATTACAGAGGCTATGGAATCAGCACGGGCAGTATTGGAAAGGAAGAAGATATTTATGAAGATGCAAATGCATCGTGGAAATACCTTACAGAAACTTTGAATATCCTTGAGGAGAAAATAATTATCTGGGGGTGGTCGCTGGGGGGAGCAGTGGCGGTGGATCTCGCACAAAATAAAAATTGTCATGCACTGGTCATGGAATCAACATTTTTCAGATTGAAAGATATATCAAAAAAGACTTACTGGTTTTTGCCGAATAAGTTGTTGCTTCGATTTCATTTTACATCCGGAGAAAAACTTTTAAAAATTCACGCCCCCGTTTTGTTTATACACAGCAAAACAGACGAAACAATCCCTTATGAACATGGAAAGCGTTTATTTGAAAAATTTTCTGGCGAAAAAAGGTTTATTGATATTACAGGGGATCATAATCATGGAATATTTGATTCGCAGGAAAAATTTATTTCGGAGGCGAAAACCTTTGTGAAGTTTTGA
- the meaB gene encoding methylmalonyl Co-A mutase-associated GTPase MeaB, producing MTHKSYKSALKVQEGIEQPQPINIDAVKKIRGRKTAGLSIEELSEGVISGNITILSRAITLIESTLPDHQKVAQQVLENCLPYTGRSLRIGITGVPGVGKSSFIEVLGKHLTRCKHKLAVLAIDPSSYRTKGSILGDKTRMEELAADANAYIRPSPSAGTLGGVARKTWETIMLCEAAGFNVIFVETVGVGQSETLVHSMVDFFLLLMLPGAGDELQGIKRGIMEIADAIVINKSDGDNVNRARAAMLEYKNALHLFPLSESGWEPSVKSCSAKEKTGIAEVWKMIEDYFNFTHLNGYFEKKRIEQVLMRMRHALNEQLLSDFYCHPEIKKQIKSLEQEITANRQSSYMAATKLLRLYYSLMKKT from the coding sequence GTGACACATAAATCATATAAAAGCGCCCTGAAAGTTCAGGAGGGTATTGAGCAACCACAGCCAATAAACATTGATGCTGTGAAAAAAATCCGTGGCAGGAAAACTGCCGGACTTTCAATAGAAGAATTATCCGAAGGAGTGATTTCGGGTAATATAACAATTTTAAGCCGGGCTATTACCTTGATAGAGAGCACTTTGCCTGACCACCAAAAAGTTGCCCAACAGGTGCTTGAGAATTGTTTGCCATATACCGGACGTTCTTTACGCATAGGGATAACAGGTGTTCCTGGAGTTGGAAAAAGCTCATTTATTGAAGTTCTTGGCAAGCATTTAACACGGTGCAAGCACAAACTGGCAGTACTCGCCATAGACCCAAGCAGTTACCGCACCAAAGGTAGTATTCTGGGAGACAAAACCCGTATGGAAGAATTAGCCGCTGATGCCAATGCTTATATCCGGCCTTCACCTTCGGCAGGAACATTGGGTGGTGTGGCACGCAAAACATGGGAAACAATTATGCTTTGTGAAGCTGCAGGTTTTAATGTCATATTTGTTGAAACGGTTGGGGTGGGGCAGTCCGAAACTCTTGTGCACTCCATGGTAGATTTTTTTCTTTTACTGATGTTGCCGGGTGCCGGAGATGAGTTACAGGGAATAAAAAGAGGAATCATGGAGATAGCGGATGCCATAGTAATTAACAAATCTGACGGCGACAATGTTAACAGAGCCAGAGCTGCAATGCTGGAATATAAAAATGCCCTTCACCTTTTTCCATTGTCCGAATCGGGATGGGAACCCAGCGTGAAATCATGTTCGGCAAAAGAAAAAACAGGCATTGCTGAAGTCTGGAAGATGATAGAAGATTACTTTAATTTTACTCATTTAAACGGATATTTTGAGAAAAAAAGAATTGAACAGGTTCTGATGCGTATGCGGCACGCACTCAACGAACAACTCCTATCGGATTTTTACTGTCATCCGGAAATAAAAAAACAGATTAAATCACTTGAGCAGGAAATTACTGCCAACAGGCAAAGTTCATATATGGCTGCTACGAAACTTTTAAGGCTTTATTATTCCCTGATGAAAAAAACTTAA
- the rfbD gene encoding dTDP-4-dehydrorhamnose reductase yields MKILVTGSNGQLGSELRLYSGDFPQHNFFFTDIEELDICDKKAVYDFVALNNIELIINCAAYNAVDKAETDSTAAFELNAVAVEALCHAAKANNSFVVHISTDFVFDGQKKTPYTETDTPGPLSIYAASKFKGEEIVLNSKIPSYIIRTSWLYSSFGNNFVKTIMRLAKEKPELRVVNDQIGSPSYARDLAEAILNMISYYTLPEKPELYHYSNEGEISWFDFAKNIVEFSALNTRVLPISALEFNAAAKRPAYSVMDKKKIKDSFGLTIPYWEDSLKKCIELLK; encoded by the coding sequence ATGAAAATCCTGGTAACCGGTAGTAACGGACAATTAGGCAGTGAACTTCGTTTGTATTCAGGCGATTTTCCTCAACATAACTTTTTTTTTACAGATATTGAAGAGCTTGATATTTGTGATAAAAAAGCCGTTTATGATTTTGTTGCTCTAAATAATATTGAATTAATAATTAATTGTGCTGCATACAACGCTGTGGATAAAGCAGAAACCGACTCCACCGCAGCATTTGAACTGAATGCAGTTGCTGTAGAAGCCCTTTGCCATGCCGCAAAAGCGAACAATTCATTTGTTGTTCACATTTCCACGGATTTTGTTTTCGATGGCCAGAAAAAAACTCCCTACACTGAAACAGATACTCCCGGTCCTTTGTCAATATATGCGGCAAGCAAATTTAAAGGGGAAGAAATTGTTTTAAATTCAAAAATACCTTCTTATATTATACGTACATCCTGGTTGTATTCATCCTTTGGTAATAATTTTGTTAAAACCATTATGAGATTAGCCAAAGAAAAACCGGAACTCAGGGTGGTGAATGACCAGATTGGCTCACCTTCTTATGCCCGTGACCTGGCAGAAGCAATTCTTAATATGATAAGTTATTACACACTGCCAGAAAAACCTGAGTTATACCATTATTCAAATGAAGGCGAGATTTCGTGGTTTGATTTTGCAAAAAACATAGTAGAATTTTCTGCATTAAACACCAGAGTGTTGCCTATTTCTGCTCTCGAATTCAATGCAGCAGCAAAAAGGCCGGCATATAGTGTGATGGATAAGAAAAAAATCAAGGACAGTTTCGGGCTTACCATTCCCTATTGGGAAGATAGCCTGAAAAAATGCATAGAGCTTCTGAAATAG
- a CDS encoding SDR family oxidoreductase: MKKKILVTGGAGFLGSHLCERLLHDGCEVICLDNYFTGQKENIVHLLSNPYFELIRHDVTMPFFIEVDEIYNLACPASPIHYQHNPIKTIKTSVMGAINMLGLAKRLQAKVLQASTSEVYGDPKEHPQHESYWGHVNPIGYRACYDEGKRCAEALFVNYQRQNNVKIKIARIFNTYGPRMHPSDGRVVSNFITQALKNQDISIYGNGKQTRSFCYADDLVDALIRLMNTPDDFTGPVNIGNPVEFTILELAQFVIELTRSKSKIIFQPLPSDDPMQRKPDIELAKSALGWEPKIQLREGLMKTIEYFKK; the protein is encoded by the coding sequence ATGAAAAAAAAGATATTGGTTACCGGCGGAGCAGGCTTTCTCGGGTCACACCTTTGTGAGCGACTGTTACATGATGGTTGCGAAGTCATCTGCCTTGATAATTATTTTACCGGGCAAAAAGAAAATATTGTACACCTGCTCAGCAACCCTTATTTTGAGTTGATAAGGCACGATGTTACCATGCCGTTTTTTATTGAGGTAGATGAGATTTACAATCTTGCCTGCCCGGCATCCCCCATCCATTATCAGCACAACCCGATAAAAACCATAAAAACCTCGGTGATGGGGGCCATCAATATGCTGGGACTGGCAAAACGCTTACAGGCAAAGGTTTTGCAGGCTTCTACAAGCGAAGTTTATGGTGACCCCAAAGAACATCCCCAACATGAAAGTTACTGGGGCCATGTAAACCCGATTGGCTACCGCGCCTGTTATGACGAAGGCAAACGTTGCGCTGAAGCATTATTTGTTAACTACCAGCGTCAGAACAATGTGAAAATTAAAATTGCAAGGATTTTCAATACTTACGGTCCAAGGATGCATCCCAGTGATGGCAGGGTGGTCTCCAATTTTATAACACAGGCGTTGAAAAACCAGGATATTTCTATCTATGGTAACGGGAAACAAACCCGTAGTTTTTGTTATGCTGATGATTTGGTTGATGCTTTGATACGCCTGATGAACACACCTGACGATTTCACAGGGCCTGTCAATATTGGAAACCCAGTTGAATTTACCATACTGGAACTGGCTCAATTTGTTATTGAACTGACCCGATCGAAATCGAAAATAATTTTTCAACCCCTGCCTTCCGATGACCCAATGCAACGCAAACCTGATATTGAACTGGCAAAGTCAGCATTAGGCTGGGAACCGAAAATTCAATTAAGGGAAGGGCTGATGAAGACGATAGAATACTTTAAAAAGTGA
- a CDS encoding UDP-glucose/GDP-mannose dehydrogenase family protein, whose translation MKVVVVGTGYVGLVTGTCFAEVGIDTTCVDIDTTKIENLKKGILPIYEPGLDAMIHKNVEKNRLHFSTVLKDVLPGAEVVFIAVGTPPDEDGSADLKHVLAVASEVGRNMNQYILVVTKSTVPVGTAVKVKDAIAKELKKRNLDIPFDVASNPEFLKEGAAIDDFMKPDRIVVGLESERAENLMKQLYKPFTLNGHPVIFMDIPSAEMTKYAANAMLATKISFINDIANLCEIVGANINLVRKGIGSDSRIGNKFIYPGVGYGGSCFPKDVKALIKTADERGYPLRVLKAVEAVNDEQKGVLYDKVAKYFHNNLKDKTIALWGLSFKPETDDMREAPALVLIEKFLKAGAKVKAYDPAAMEEAKRRLGDKIAYVKDQYEALIDADCLLVVTEWTEFRVPNFSVMKKLLKNHVIFDGRNIYDTELMKAEGFEYFCIGIDTSK comes from the coding sequence ATGAAAGTCGTTGTTGTTGGAACAGGCTATGTAGGATTGGTAACAGGCACTTGTTTTGCCGAAGTAGGTATTGATACAACCTGCGTTGATATTGATACCACAAAGATTGAAAACCTGAAAAAAGGCATACTGCCAATATATGAGCCTGGGTTAGATGCCATGATACACAAGAATGTCGAGAAGAACCGGCTGCATTTTTCTACTGTCTTGAAAGATGTTTTACCGGGTGCGGAAGTTGTTTTTATCGCTGTGGGCACTCCCCCCGATGAAGATGGCAGTGCCGACCTGAAACATGTGCTTGCAGTAGCTTCGGAAGTTGGCAGGAATATGAATCAATATATACTGGTGGTAACAAAAAGTACGGTGCCTGTAGGCACAGCAGTAAAAGTAAAAGATGCCATAGCAAAAGAGCTGAAAAAGAGAAACCTTGATATTCCTTTCGACGTGGCTTCCAACCCCGAATTTTTAAAAGAAGGCGCTGCCATTGATGATTTTATGAAACCCGACCGCATTGTGGTGGGGCTGGAATCGGAGCGTGCCGAAAACCTGATGAAACAACTGTACAAACCTTTCACACTCAACGGGCATCCCGTAATTTTTATGGACATCCCCAGCGCCGAGATGACCAAATATGCTGCCAACGCCATGCTGGCAACAAAAATCAGCTTTATTAATGATATTGCAAACCTTTGCGAAATTGTAGGTGCAAACATCAACCTGGTTCGTAAAGGTATTGGCAGCGATTCGCGTATCGGAAATAAATTTATTTATCCGGGTGTGGGCTACGGCGGCTCCTGTTTCCCTAAAGATGTGAAAGCCCTGATAAAAACCGCCGATGAAAGAGGCTACCCTTTGCGGGTGCTGAAAGCGGTGGAAGCTGTGAATGACGAACAGAAGGGAGTGCTATATGATAAAGTAGCGAAATATTTTCATAATAACCTGAAAGACAAAACTATTGCCTTATGGGGTTTGTCGTTCAAACCGGAAACCGATGATATGCGGGAAGCACCGGCACTGGTGCTCATTGAGAAATTTCTGAAAGCCGGAGCAAAAGTGAAAGCTTATGACCCTGCAGCCATGGAAGAAGCAAAACGCAGGCTGGGCGATAAAATTGCATACGTTAAAGACCAGTACGAAGCACTTATTGATGCCGACTGCCTGCTGGTTGTTACCGAATGGACAGAATTTCGTGTGCCTAATTTCAGCGTGATGAAAAAATTATTGAAGAATCATGTGATTTTTGACGGGAGGAATATTTATGACACTGAACTAATGAAAGCAGAGGGTTTCGAATATTTCTGCATTGGTATTGACACTTCAAAATAA
- the rplS gene encoding 50S ribosomal protein L19 yields the protein MNKAEIISFVEETMNKKPEFPVFKAGDTITVHYKIKEGNKERIQQFQGVVIQCSGPKGRNTFTVRKMSGNVGVERIFPAGSPFIEKIEVNKKGMVRRARIFYLRDLTGKKARIKEKKKSQTKE from the coding sequence ATGAATAAGGCGGAGATTATCAGTTTTGTTGAAGAAACAATGAATAAAAAACCTGAATTTCCAGTTTTTAAAGCTGGCGACACCATAACGGTACATTATAAAATCAAAGAAGGTAATAAAGAACGTATCCAGCAATTTCAGGGCGTGGTGATACAATGCTCAGGGCCTAAGGGACGTAACACCTTCACTGTCAGGAAAATGTCGGGCAATGTAGGCGTGGAAAGGATTTTTCCTGCCGGTTCACCTTTCATTGAAAAAATAGAAGTAAATAAAAAAGGTATGGTGCGCCGCGCACGTATTTTCTACCTCCGTGACCTCACTGGCAAGAAAGCCCGTATCAAGGAAAAGAAAAAGTCCCAGACAAAAGAATAA
- the trmD gene encoding tRNA (guanosine(37)-N1)-methyltransferase TrmD, translated as MRIDIITIFPEIFESPFGHSIVKRAKEKGLVEIFFHNLRDYAINKYRSVDDYPYGGGAGMVMMIEPIAACIDKLKSERNYDEIIYTCPDGELFTQQTANHISTFRNIIILCGHYKGIDERVRENYITREISVGDYVLSGGEFATVIITDSIVRLIPGVLGDETSALSDSFQDGLLSPPVYTRPAEFKGMKVPDILLSGNNAEISSWLYEQALERTKKKRPGMMGGEEIKKNQ; from the coding sequence GTGCGCATAGACATCATAACCATATTTCCTGAGATTTTTGAAAGCCCTTTCGGGCATTCTATAGTAAAGCGGGCAAAGGAAAAAGGGCTGGTGGAGATATTTTTCCATAATCTTCGTGATTATGCAATCAACAAATACCGCAGTGTGGACGATTATCCCTATGGCGGTGGCGCAGGTATGGTGATGATGATAGAGCCCATAGCGGCCTGCATAGATAAGTTGAAGTCGGAACGAAACTATGATGAAATTATTTATACCTGTCCCGATGGGGAACTGTTTACCCAGCAAACGGCAAATCATATCTCAACTTTCAGAAATATTATAATTTTATGCGGGCATTACAAAGGCATTGATGAACGAGTTCGTGAAAACTACATTACCCGCGAAATATCTGTAGGGGATTATGTCTTGTCGGGCGGTGAATTCGCAACGGTCATCATCACCGACAGCATCGTCCGGCTGATACCCGGTGTGCTGGGCGATGAAACTTCGGCTTTAAGTGATTCTTTCCAGGATGGGTTGTTATCTCCTCCGGTTTATACCCGCCCGGCGGAATTTAAGGGCATGAAAGTTCCGGATATATTGCTTTCGGGCAATAATGCCGAAATTTCCAGTTGGCTTTACGAGCAGGCGCTGGAGCGCACAAAAAAGAAAAGGCCGGGGATGATGGGAGGCGAAGAAATAAAAAAAAATCAATAA